One part of the Bdellovibrio bacteriovorus genome encodes these proteins:
- a CDS encoding GNAT family N-acetyltransferase: MNSAEFNPIAPADIFFGNSGVSVRKQEARHAEVVFKKVQSQKERLQEFLNWPIHINTLEDQLNFSLKTDIQWAAGHAYHFQIFKDETFAGAISIHSLNYQNRSFEFGYWVDSEYEGKGLVQESLLLLIKAMAARGWRQAIIRTNNQNIRSQNVAQKLGMTLQSETDHFRIFSATLEGAKL, encoded by the coding sequence ATGAACTCGGCAGAGTTCAACCCCATAGCGCCAGCGGACATCTTCTTCGGTAATTCCGGAGTTTCTGTTCGCAAGCAAGAAGCACGGCATGCTGAGGTTGTATTTAAAAAAGTGCAGTCACAAAAAGAAAGACTGCAAGAGTTCCTAAACTGGCCGATCCACATTAACACCTTGGAAGACCAGCTGAACTTTTCGCTAAAAACAGATATACAGTGGGCAGCAGGCCATGCTTATCACTTTCAGATATTCAAAGATGAGACTTTTGCTGGGGCCATCTCCATTCATTCGCTGAACTATCAGAACCGCAGCTTTGAATTCGGATATTGGGTGGATTCTGAATATGAAGGAAAGGGATTGGTCCAAGAAAGCCTGCTGCTTCTGATAAAAGCCATGGCCGCTAGAGGCTGGAGACAGGCTATTATCAGAACCAACAACCAAAATATCCGATCACAAAATGTGGCGCAAAAGCTGGGGATGACTTTGCAGTCGGAGACTGATCATTTTAGAATATTTAGCGCTACTTTGGAAGGTGCTAAACTTTAA
- a CDS encoding SGNH/GDSL hydrolase family protein: MKSTLLTLTVWLSFSSAFAEGPSRVLLLGDSHAYGRYGSVLDAHFRKGATQVTSLSSCGSSPSTWTTSSENFKSTNCGFWKKNAKGQETRVTSHKLPSFSEELTATKPDLTVITLGTNFLASPANIKSEKAHVEKMMKQINAAGSACIWVGPPDLRKDPFKKNLELGVKELKSWADANNCQFIDSTKLTKYPGGKSDGIHYGPKDSAAWGESVAKEIGKLKINPPAKAAAPKAAEAQKKTGTK, encoded by the coding sequence ATGAAAAGCACACTTTTGACTTTGACAGTTTGGCTTTCATTCTCATCGGCGTTTGCCGAAGGTCCTTCGCGCGTTTTGTTGTTGGGGGATTCCCACGCTTACGGCCGTTACGGCTCGGTGCTGGATGCGCACTTCAGAAAGGGCGCCACCCAGGTCACATCTTTATCCAGCTGTGGCTCATCCCCATCCACATGGACCACCAGCTCTGAAAACTTTAAAAGCACCAACTGTGGTTTCTGGAAAAAGAACGCCAAAGGTCAAGAAACCCGCGTGACCAGTCACAAGCTGCCTTCTTTCAGTGAAGAGCTTACTGCGACAAAACCGGATCTGACGGTGATCACCCTGGGAACAAACTTCCTGGCAAGCCCTGCCAACATCAAAAGCGAAAAAGCCCACGTTGAAAAGATGATGAAGCAGATCAATGCCGCAGGTTCTGCGTGCATCTGGGTGGGACCTCCAGACTTGAGAAAAGATCCGTTCAAGAAAAATCTAGAACTGGGCGTGAAGGAATTAAAGTCCTGGGCTGACGCCAACAACTGTCAGTTCATTGATTCCACCAAGCTGACCAAATATCCCGGCGGCAAATCCGACGGCATTCACTATGGCCCGAAAGATTCAGCGGCTTGGGGCGAGTCAGTGGCGAAAGAGATCGGCAAACTGAAGATCAATCCCCCAGCCAAAGCGGCAGCCCCGAAGGCTGCAGAAGCTCAAAAAAAGACCGGCACCAAGTAA
- a CDS encoding ATP/GTP-binding protein, giving the protein MNSYVKVAITGGPSGGKTTLIEALKKELGQRCAIVPEAASILYRGGFPRYKDPQTVVHAQKAIYATQFELEAMISYVSQKSLIVCDRGSLDSAAYWPTSLGSDFFTSMNTTKEKELARYDWVIHLDTAAADDYDSSNPIRTETYQEAWDLNDRIKNAWDGHPRRVVITHNADFLSKMTTSLAVIKAIMAHKSAEEIKKELL; this is encoded by the coding sequence ATGAATTCATACGTCAAAGTCGCGATCACCGGAGGCCCGTCAGGGGGAAAAACCACACTTATCGAAGCTCTGAAAAAAGAGCTGGGCCAGCGCTGTGCCATCGTGCCGGAAGCGGCCAGTATTTTGTATCGCGGAGGTTTCCCACGCTACAAAGATCCGCAGACTGTAGTGCATGCACAAAAAGCGATCTATGCGACTCAGTTTGAACTGGAGGCGATGATTTCTTACGTCAGTCAAAAAAGTCTGATCGTCTGTGACCGCGGCTCCTTGGACAGCGCTGCTTACTGGCCGACATCTTTGGGCAGTGATTTCTTCACCAGCATGAACACTACCAAAGAAAAAGAACTGGCCCGCTATGACTGGGTCATTCATCTGGATACCGCCGCAGCTGATGACTATGACAGTTCCAATCCCATCCGCACTGAAACCTATCAGGAGGCCTGGGACCTGAATGACCGTATTAAAAATGCCTGGGACGGACATCCCCGCCGTGTGGTGATCACTCACAACGCCGACTTCCTTTCCAAGATGACAACATCCCTGGCAGTGATCAAAGCCATCATGGCCCATAAAAGCGCTGAAGAAATCAAGAAGGAGCTACTGTAA
- a CDS encoding phospholipase D-like domain-containing protein, with translation MESWSQVQIFHSGDDFFSSLSQDIRQARRSVTIESYIFAEDKLTKTILQELTNARERGCTVKIVVDGFGSYTSIPYLDRFCTDNGLELRVFHPLPYPLIWAHQFVLKYSWRGSLLFKRLNRRTHRKIAIIDEKRAYLGSMNFTQEHCISYVGDKAWRDTGVWVEGEPVKRLVLAFQISYLRTFMKGLLTWVGRWRMNEDVAHSVLRLNTTQRTRKKLYRDLLRRISHAENRIYLTTAYFLPRRSLLRALLKAAQRGVDVQLLIPGKSDVPMVKWAAFYIVRLLIQRQIPIFEYQKSILHAKTMIIDNEAFVGSFNLNHRSILHDLEVEVILQDPPLVQNMLEQWNKDIANSRPASEKDFATPSWLTRILYKIAFRLRYML, from the coding sequence ATGGAGTCATGGAGCCAAGTTCAAATTTTTCACTCAGGTGACGACTTTTTTTCAAGTCTCTCCCAAGATATAAGACAGGCTCGTCGCAGCGTCACCATTGAATCGTACATCTTTGCTGAAGATAAGCTTACCAAGACGATTTTGCAGGAATTGACAAACGCGCGGGAGCGCGGCTGCACCGTCAAAATCGTTGTCGACGGTTTTGGCTCTTACACCTCAATCCCTTATCTGGACCGCTTTTGCACGGACAACGGACTGGAACTGCGGGTCTTTCACCCCCTGCCGTATCCGCTGATTTGGGCACATCAGTTTGTTTTGAAATACTCCTGGCGCGGGTCTTTGTTGTTTAAACGCCTGAATCGCCGCACTCACCGCAAGATCGCCATCATCGATGAAAAACGCGCCTATCTGGGCAGCATGAACTTCACTCAGGAACATTGCATAAGCTATGTCGGCGACAAAGCCTGGCGTGACACCGGCGTATGGGTCGAAGGTGAACCCGTCAAGCGCCTGGTGCTGGCGTTTCAGATCTCTTACCTGCGCACGTTCATGAAGGGCCTTTTGACGTGGGTCGGCCGCTGGCGCATGAACGAAGACGTCGCCCATAGTGTGCTTCGCCTGAACACCACCCAGCGCACGCGAAAAAAACTTTATCGCGACCTGCTTCGCCGAATCAGCCACGCAGAAAACCGCATTTACCTGACCACAGCCTATTTCCTGCCACGGCGATCCCTGCTGCGAGCCTTGCTGAAAGCCGCTCAACGCGGCGTCGACGTGCAACTGCTGATCCCCGGAAAGTCCGACGTTCCGATGGTGAAATGGGCGGCTTTTTATATTGTTCGCCTTTTAATCCAGCGCCAGATCCCGATATTTGAGTATCAAAAGTCCATTCTGCACGCCAAGACGATGATCATCGACAACGAGGCCTTTGTGGGCTCTTTCAACCTGAATCATCGCAGTATTCTGCATGATCTGGAGGTCGAAGTGATTTTGCAGGATCCGCCCCTGGTGCAAAACATGCTGGAGCAATGGAACAAGGATATTGCAAACTCCCGACCTGCCTCAGAAAAGGATTTTGCGACCCCGTCATGGCTGACCCGAATCCTGTATAAAATCGCCTTCCGATTGCGTTATATGCTCTAG
- a CDS encoding MBL fold metallo-hydrolase translates to MSVQAGESWSYNKYKFHGMSLSGIRTAISMPELSLSFDVAQGYPFLINLKQFFISHGHLDHAAGIPYIISQKAMNSMPPGKFYMPGTLVEPLDKIMKLWEQIENHQYKYEFIPVKADDEIPLNPQAFIKVFPTTHRIESYGYTLFEVHKKLKKEYLGLKQDEIVDLRRQGLEVNETTNIPVVSFTGDTQIEFLDSRPWVRQSKILIMESTYLDDKKSVEHARTWGHTHIDEIIPRLKDIESEKIVIIHASSRYSDKEALRLLQEKIPAEYRDRVELFPGR, encoded by the coding sequence ATGTCAGTTCAAGCCGGAGAGAGTTGGAGTTACAACAAGTACAAGTTCCATGGAATGTCGCTGTCGGGAATCCGCACGGCGATTTCCATGCCCGAACTCTCTTTGAGCTTTGATGTCGCACAAGGTTATCCGTTCCTGATAAACTTAAAGCAATTCTTTATCAGTCACGGCCATCTGGACCACGCAGCAGGGATTCCCTACATCATCTCGCAGAAAGCGATGAATTCAATGCCACCCGGAAAGTTCTATATGCCGGGCACGCTGGTGGAACCTTTGGATAAAATCATGAAGCTCTGGGAGCAGATTGAAAACCATCAGTACAAGTACGAATTCATCCCCGTTAAAGCCGATGACGAAATCCCTCTGAATCCGCAAGCCTTCATCAAGGTCTTCCCGACCACTCACCGAATCGAGTCCTACGGTTACACCCTGTTTGAGGTTCACAAGAAACTGAAGAAAGAATACCTGGGCCTGAAACAGGACGAAATCGTGGACCTGCGCCGCCAGGGTCTTGAAGTCAACGAAACCACCAACATCCCGGTGGTCAGCTTTACCGGCGACACCCAGATCGAGTTTTTGGATTCCCGCCCCTGGGTTCGCCAAAGCAAGATCCTGATTATGGAGTCCACCTATCTGGACGACAAGAAATCCGTTGAACACGCCAGAACCTGGGGTCACACCCATATTGACGAAATCATCCCCCGCCTCAAGGACATTGAGAGCGAGAAGATCGTTATCATTCATGCTTCCAGCAGATATTCAGACAAAGAGGCTTTGCGCCTGCTTCAAGAAAAAATCCCGGCAGAATACCGGGATCGTGTCGAACTGTTTCCAGGCCGTTAA
- a CDS encoding enoyl ACP reductase FabMG family protein, producing the protein MTQLFPLTEKPSLSPYKKGDVLVLFGELFTRGYANGLVEEAERRGMTIVRATVGRREKDGSLRALNAEETANIPRPFINVPMEAGFDMEPDSKGVTPCQQLEGVKMSEWDKVHLDWASIDESQKNGTARFRKNTELFLKELEQYIPAGANVLFAHLMAGGVPRTKVIMPVLNRVAKGTGDRHISSQALMDSEIGKLCLRNFQDVTAETFKHLVELSTPLRKKLEAAGSHVSYTAYGYHGTEVLIRGQYKWQTYTCYFQGWAKMALEKHAEDFAQQGVHCCVYNCPEILTNSSSIFQGVEVSLYPLLAAIQKDAGDKKHAEQVLNECKALLKDDVTLEQIIKTTDDYLTNDLTLEFTKFDKWPQHSRQDQMEFMLKNSDALFEMHKDPKNLLTAVLSEVVFKSCGYVMLHDSWKPKAPVAWIGHDLVARCM; encoded by the coding sequence ATGACGCAACTTTTCCCTCTGACCGAGAAGCCATCCTTGAGCCCGTACAAAAAAGGCGATGTCCTGGTGTTGTTCGGTGAGCTTTTCACTCGTGGCTATGCCAACGGTTTGGTTGAAGAGGCTGAGCGCCGTGGAATGACGATTGTCCGTGCCACTGTGGGCCGCCGCGAAAAAGACGGTTCTTTGCGCGCTTTGAATGCAGAAGAAACTGCCAACATCCCTCGCCCATTCATCAACGTGCCGATGGAGGCCGGTTTTGACATGGAGCCAGACTCCAAGGGCGTGACTCCTTGCCAGCAGTTGGAAGGCGTTAAAATGAGCGAATGGGACAAGGTCCACTTGGACTGGGCGTCCATTGATGAATCCCAGAAAAACGGGACCGCTCGCTTCAGAAAAAACACCGAACTTTTCCTGAAAGAACTGGAACAATACATCCCGGCGGGTGCCAATGTTCTGTTTGCGCACTTGATGGCCGGCGGCGTTCCGCGCACAAAAGTGATCATGCCAGTTTTGAACCGCGTTGCCAAAGGCACCGGGGACCGCCACATTTCCTCTCAGGCCTTGATGGACTCTGAGATCGGCAAACTGTGCCTGCGTAACTTCCAGGATGTGACAGCAGAAACGTTCAAGCATTTGGTGGAACTTTCCACCCCACTGCGCAAAAAACTGGAAGCCGCAGGCAGCCACGTTTCTTACACTGCTTACGGATACCATGGCACCGAAGTCCTGATCCGTGGCCAGTACAAATGGCAGACTTACACGTGCTACTTCCAGGGCTGGGCAAAAATGGCATTGGAAAAACACGCTGAAGACTTTGCGCAACAAGGTGTTCACTGCTGCGTTTACAACTGCCCAGAGATTCTAACGAACTCAAGCTCCATCTTCCAAGGGGTTGAAGTATCACTTTACCCTTTGCTCGCAGCTATTCAGAAAGACGCTGGTGACAAGAAACACGCGGAGCAGGTTCTGAACGAGTGCAAGGCCCTTCTGAAAGATGACGTAACACTTGAACAAATCATCAAAACCACTGACGACTACTTGACCAATGATCTGACTTTGGAGTTCACCAAGTTCGACAAATGGCCTCAGCATTCCCGCCAGGATCAGATGGAGTTCATGCTGAAAAACTCGGACGCTTTGTTTGAAATGCACAAAGATCCGAAGAATCTACTGACGGCCGTTTTGTCTGAAGTGGTGTTTAAATCCTGTGGTTACGTGATGCTTCATGACTCTTGGAAGCCGAAAGCTCCGGTGGCATGGATTGGTCACGACCTCGTAGCCCGCTGCATGTAA
- a CDS encoding helical backbone metal receptor produces MRVVSMVPSWTETLLKAGVQVVGRTRFCIHPPKQITNIPIVGGTKDVSWDLVVDLKPDLVLLDQEENPLEMAEECPVPYLATHVHSLASLQKELARLGEHFENPQLMEMSVEALDLVEAAPLKWDLQKIPGFLEWVRPPGKSYDEVLYLIWKKPWMSVSRETYIGSVLEKLGARVAEFPEGEKYPVVELEDFKNAFYLFSSEPFPFQKKIGDLKALDIDGAIVNGESYSWFGVRSIEFLKEAYLQK; encoded by the coding sequence GTGCGAGTTGTTAGTATGGTTCCGTCATGGACCGAGACACTTTTAAAAGCCGGCGTTCAGGTTGTTGGACGCACGCGTTTTTGCATTCATCCGCCGAAACAGATCACCAATATCCCGATCGTCGGGGGCACCAAGGACGTGTCCTGGGATCTGGTGGTGGATCTGAAGCCTGATCTGGTGCTGCTGGATCAGGAAGAAAACCCTCTGGAAATGGCTGAAGAATGCCCGGTGCCCTATCTGGCGACCCATGTGCATTCGCTGGCTTCTTTGCAAAAAGAGCTGGCTCGGCTTGGGGAGCATTTTGAAAATCCACAGTTGATGGAAATGTCTGTTGAAGCTTTGGATCTGGTCGAGGCTGCGCCGCTAAAATGGGATCTGCAAAAGATCCCGGGCTTTCTGGAGTGGGTGCGCCCGCCGGGAAAAAGCTATGACGAAGTTCTTTATCTGATCTGGAAAAAGCCCTGGATGAGTGTCAGTCGTGAGACCTACATCGGCTCGGTGCTGGAAAAGCTGGGAGCCAGGGTGGCCGAATTTCCCGAGGGCGAAAAGTATCCGGTGGTAGAGCTGGAAGATTTCAAGAACGCTTTCTATTTGTTTTCGTCTGAACCGTTCCCGTTCCAAAAAAAGATCGGCGATTTGAAGGCGCTGGATATTGATGGAGCTATTGTCAACGGGGAGTCCTATTCGTGGTTCGGTGTTCGCAGTATCGAGTTTTTGAAAGAGGCTTATCTCCAGAAGTAG
- a CDS encoding alkaline phosphatase D family protein gives MTVTSFSARVSLLALTTILATSCAEKSQAPESLTLKMMRMQAENNYQSEIPQKDLKSVKKVQRVAFVCCAHQDQEQNLWQQVSAKNPDVVVFTGNSVSAVRYDEKPLGAQYKKLDQIEGYRQLRGKAPFMAVWDGLDFGLRHGDSGFEGKYESREAFLNYWNYIPKLQPKSAKGVEHSVILGAPGQRVQIIMLDTRFYATPWLDTGVDGVFKKNWNRSDSLLGTGQWNWLENELRKEAEYRVIVSPLQMAANTGGQERWGLFPLDRQKFFDTLRATNARKVVIVSGNRGFGSVGKVDLLEGYGPLYDLTVGPMNGETSPREKDFHYVGSALEAFNFGLLEWDWKAKTVHLKLVDESGKTAQEMKLSL, from the coding sequence ATGACTGTGACTTCGTTTTCGGCCCGTGTGTCCTTGTTGGCTTTGACCACTATTCTTGCAACGTCTTGTGCGGAAAAAAGCCAGGCGCCCGAGTCTTTGACCTTAAAAATGATGCGCATGCAGGCGGAAAACAACTATCAGTCTGAGATTCCGCAAAAAGATCTGAAATCAGTCAAAAAAGTTCAGCGTGTGGCCTTTGTTTGCTGCGCCCATCAGGATCAGGAGCAAAACCTGTGGCAGCAGGTTTCTGCGAAAAATCCGGACGTGGTGGTCTTTACCGGGAACAGTGTCAGCGCGGTTCGCTACGATGAAAAACCATTGGGCGCGCAATACAAAAAACTGGATCAAATCGAAGGTTATCGTCAACTGCGCGGCAAAGCGCCTTTCATGGCGGTGTGGGATGGACTGGATTTCGGTCTTCGTCACGGGGACTCGGGCTTTGAAGGCAAATACGAAAGTCGCGAAGCTTTCCTGAATTATTGGAATTACATCCCGAAACTTCAGCCTAAATCCGCCAAGGGGGTCGAACACTCGGTCATTCTGGGGGCGCCGGGGCAGCGTGTGCAAATCATCATGCTGGACACACGTTTCTATGCGACACCATGGCTGGATACCGGTGTGGACGGGGTGTTTAAGAAAAATTGGAACCGCTCAGATTCTTTGTTGGGAACCGGGCAGTGGAACTGGCTTGAAAACGAACTTCGCAAAGAAGCCGAATACCGTGTGATCGTGTCCCCGTTGCAGATGGCAGCCAACACCGGTGGCCAGGAGCGCTGGGGCTTGTTCCCGCTGGATCGTCAGAAGTTCTTTGATACCTTGCGCGCCACCAATGCCAGGAAAGTGGTGATTGTCAGCGGCAACCGTGGCTTTGGCTCTGTTGGTAAAGTGGATCTGCTGGAAGGTTATGGGCCGCTGTATGATCTGACCGTGGGCCCGATGAACGGTGAAACCAGCCCGCGTGAAAAAGACTTCCACTATGTGGGTAGCGCCTTAGAGGCCTTTAATTTCGGCCTGCTAGAGTGGGACTGGAAAGCCAAAACAGTTCACCTGAAACTGGTGGATGAAAGCGGCAAGACGGCGCAGGAAATGAAATTGAGTTTGTAA
- a CDS encoding chloride channel protein, translated as MFSNELKQRRRILLICVLSCLVAVASVLVAKLLLLGIALFTNLFYFQTFSVAESNPADNTLGAWAVVVPVIGGLIVGAMARFGSASIRGHGIPEAMENILQKESRIPRRITFLKPLSSAIAIGSGGPFGAEGPIIATGGALGSWLGQIVPVSAYERKIILASGAAAGMTAIFGTPLSAVLLAIELLLFEYRPKSFVPVALATAVAATLRSAFMHTEAFFTMPPIQAPDMTGLLTYLAFGAVMGLLAVVVTKSIYWVEDHFEKIPLHWMWWPALGGLAVGIIGLIEPRSLGVGYGNISLSLAGSLTVGAAVSIFVWKFLAWAIALGSGTSGGTLAPLLTLGAAFGFIIGTLLARFVPELHTDINTMALIGMAALFAGSSRALLASVLFALEGTKQPVGLVPLLGCCCIAYLISTVIMKNSIMTEKIARRGLKVPHEYYGGSHS; from the coding sequence GTGTTTTCAAATGAATTGAAGCAACGTCGTCGCATTCTGCTGATCTGTGTTTTGAGCTGCCTCGTGGCTGTCGCCAGTGTTCTGGTGGCAAAGCTGCTGCTTTTGGGAATTGCCCTGTTCACGAACCTTTTCTATTTCCAAACATTCTCTGTGGCAGAAAGCAATCCCGCAGACAACACTCTAGGTGCCTGGGCTGTCGTGGTACCGGTCATCGGTGGTTTGATTGTTGGAGCCATGGCAAGATTTGGATCTGCCAGCATCCGCGGTCATGGCATTCCTGAAGCGATGGAAAATATCCTGCAAAAAGAAAGTCGCATCCCCCGTCGCATCACATTCCTAAAACCCCTGTCATCAGCCATCGCCATTGGTTCCGGCGGCCCTTTCGGCGCCGAAGGCCCGATCATCGCCACCGGCGGTGCCCTGGGATCCTGGCTGGGACAGATTGTGCCGGTCAGCGCTTACGAACGAAAAATCATTCTGGCTTCCGGCGCAGCGGCAGGCATGACGGCGATCTTTGGCACACCGTTATCGGCGGTACTGCTGGCCATCGAACTGCTCCTTTTTGAATACCGTCCCAAATCTTTTGTTCCCGTGGCGCTGGCGACCGCGGTGGCGGCGACTTTGCGTTCAGCCTTTATGCACACGGAAGCTTTCTTCACCATGCCGCCTATTCAGGCCCCGGACATGACCGGGCTGCTGACATATCTGGCGTTTGGCGCTGTCATGGGATTACTGGCGGTCGTTGTCACGAAGTCCATTTACTGGGTGGAAGACCACTTTGAAAAAATCCCCCTTCACTGGATGTGGTGGCCCGCACTTGGCGGCCTTGCTGTGGGCATTATCGGCCTGATTGAGCCACGCTCCTTGGGTGTGGGCTATGGCAATATATCGCTGAGTCTTGCGGGCAGTCTTACCGTCGGCGCCGCAGTAAGCATCTTCGTATGGAAGTTCCTGGCCTGGGCCATTGCGCTGGGAAGCGGAACGTCCGGCGGGACCCTGGCACCACTACTGACTTTGGGCGCCGCTTTCGGATTTATCATTGGAACGCTGCTGGCTCGATTTGTTCCCGAACTGCACACGGATATAAACACCATGGCCCTGATCGGAATGGCAGCCCTGTTTGCCGGATCTTCACGAGCACTCTTGGCATCCGTACTGTTCGCCCTGGAAGGAACCAAACAACCCGTGGGCCTGGTTCCTTTATTGGGGTGCTGTTGTATTGCTTATTTGATTTCAACCGTGATTATGAAAAACTCTATCATGACTGAAAAAATCGCACGCCGGGGCCTGAAGGTTCCCCATGAATACTACGGAGGATCCCACTCATGA
- a CDS encoding MotA/TolQ/ExbB proton channel family protein, giving the protein MEFLTKMAVAFEHGGFWMWPILLIQVASIAIMIERAYALFVRRKITQFDFAMGFEESIRRGEMDAVISKSQAAMATNPVARAIAAGATAARNLGGKEEIQGKMDEVLIQENAALDHRTGFLTMFGNVATLTGLLGTISGMISSFAAVAFANPAEKASLLSAGISEAMNATAYGLITAIPALVAYAILQNRANRLAEDLNQAGLKVYNWLSYSYEPMTSYNIKTSKSERAAELDA; this is encoded by the coding sequence ATGGAGTTTCTGACAAAAATGGCTGTAGCATTCGAACACGGTGGTTTCTGGATGTGGCCAATCTTGCTTATTCAAGTCGCATCTATCGCAATCATGATCGAAAGAGCTTACGCTTTGTTCGTTCGTCGTAAAATCACTCAATTTGACTTTGCAATGGGCTTTGAAGAGTCCATCCGTCGCGGTGAAATGGATGCCGTGATTTCCAAGTCCCAAGCGGCTATGGCGACAAATCCAGTGGCTCGCGCAATTGCAGCGGGTGCAACTGCGGCTCGCAACCTGGGCGGTAAAGAAGAAATTCAAGGTAAAATGGACGAAGTTCTTATCCAGGAAAATGCAGCTTTGGATCACCGCACGGGCTTCCTGACTATGTTCGGGAACGTGGCGACCCTGACTGGTTTGTTGGGTACGATCTCTGGTATGATCAGCTCTTTCGCGGCCGTGGCGTTTGCGAATCCGGCGGAAAAAGCTTCTTTGCTTTCTGCTGGTATCTCTGAGGCGATGAATGCGACAGCTTACGGTCTGATCACTGCGATCCCGGCTCTGGTTGCTTACGCAATCCTTCAGAACCGTGCCAACCGTCTGGCTGAAGACCTGAACCAAGCGGGTCTGAAAGTTTACAACTGGCTGAGCTACTCTTACGAGCCAATGACTTCCTACAACATCAAAACTTCCAAATCCGAGCGCGCTGCTGAGCTGGATGCTTAA
- a CDS encoding ExbD/TolR family protein codes for MKHSKKHLDFEVNLIPFIDLLSVSICFLLITAVWLNVGSMNVKQAVGGQAQEDTKKSPLVWIRMTATGDLDLEVQQSSLVPASLRKFRVAHEGKQVNWAGLEKALTNLKQVEPSLNTGLIQPTASTAYEEIIDVMDKLKKTGMTDLGVSPL; via the coding sequence ATGAAACACTCCAAGAAGCATCTGGATTTTGAGGTCAACCTTATTCCGTTCATCGACTTGCTGTCGGTATCGATCTGTTTCCTTTTGATCACCGCTGTGTGGTTGAACGTCGGATCGATGAACGTGAAACAGGCGGTTGGCGGACAGGCTCAGGAGGACACGAAAAAAAGTCCCCTGGTCTGGATTCGCATGACCGCTACCGGAGATCTGGATCTGGAGGTGCAGCAAAGCTCTCTGGTGCCGGCATCTTTGCGCAAGTTTCGCGTTGCTCACGAGGGCAAACAGGTGAACTGGGCAGGGTTGGAAAAGGCTTTGACCAATCTGAAACAGGTCGAGCCATCTTTGAACACAGGACTGATTCAGCCGACAGCTTCCACCGCGTACGAGGAAATCATCGACGTGATGGACAAGCTTAAGAAAACCGGCATGACAGATCTTGGCGTTTCTCCATTATAG
- a CDS encoding ExbD/TolR family protein has protein sequence MVTDGILKHSVLTGMIEGQSTITPRGAKMKRQIAADLLLTALIDAFSILVIFLLMNFSSTGDILMIGKGQELPKAHMADVLERNPVIKVEDGKIFVEDKLVNANTITAELLELRKKYQELHPNTEFPGTATIQADRRVKYDFLNQIILGMNQAGYSDIKFAVVMK, from the coding sequence GTGGTTACTGATGGAATTTTAAAACATTCAGTGCTGACCGGGATGATCGAGGGGCAATCCACGATCACTCCGCGCGGCGCCAAAATGAAAAGGCAGATCGCTGCGGATCTATTGTTGACCGCATTGATTGATGCTTTCTCTATTCTTGTGATCTTCCTTTTGATGAATTTCTCCAGCACAGGCGACATTCTGATGATCGGCAAGGGACAGGAACTTCCCAAAGCACACATGGCAGACGTACTGGAAAGAAATCCGGTTATCAAAGTCGAAGACGGCAAAATCTTCGTCGAAGATAAACTGGTGAATGCCAACACGATCACGGCCGAGCTGCTTGAGCTTCGCAAAAAGTACCAGGAGCTGCATCCGAATACGGAGTTCCCGGGAACCGCGACCATCCAGGCGGATCGTCGTGTGAAGTACGACTTCCTGAACCAGATTATTCTGGGGATGAATCAGGCGGGCTACAGCGATATCAAGTTTGCCGTCGTTATGAAGTAA